Proteins from a single region of Cupriavidus sp. MP-37:
- a CDS encoding LuxR C-terminal-related transcriptional regulator — translation MNALLIEEHPLLRLGLLQMLENIEESAQVAAIAPADIARLDARHHHADLLVFGMPADPGPGWGLLEQARQTLAPQRILILADTLPLHVPSADSARGICGCLPKSASLAVIEAAIRMAVSGVQGLVFAAETGTLPSASRSAMPATQSLASAAPLPLSAAHPAQPPGEQLALASCASTPRAALRTTVALRDLTELRPGQPLSAPAPAVSPTPAAMPLSEEEPGYDEAEMLKITPRQYEVLVLLARGYPIKTVSRMLNISVATVKSHACTLYQRLKVRNKGEAVYAALQRGATLEWVSGDERITRETNGAGLAPRRNEPPCQAVRPAV, via the coding sequence ATGAATGCGTTGCTGATCGAGGAGCATCCGCTGCTCCGGCTCGGGCTATTGCAGATGCTCGAGAACATCGAGGAATCCGCGCAGGTGGCAGCCATTGCACCCGCGGATATCGCCAGGCTGGACGCCCGGCACCATCATGCGGACCTGCTCGTGTTCGGCATGCCCGCCGACCCCGGGCCCGGCTGGGGGTTGCTGGAACAGGCCCGGCAGACGCTCGCGCCGCAACGCATCCTGATCCTTGCCGACACCCTGCCCCTGCACGTGCCGAGCGCAGACAGCGCGCGCGGCATCTGCGGCTGCCTGCCCAAGTCCGCTTCGCTGGCGGTGATCGAGGCCGCCATCCGCATGGCCGTGTCCGGCGTCCAGGGGCTGGTCTTCGCGGCCGAAACCGGCACCCTGCCCTCGGCGTCGCGCTCGGCGATGCCGGCCACGCAATCACTCGCCTCGGCTGCGCCGCTGCCGCTCAGCGCCGCGCATCCGGCCCAACCGCCGGGGGAGCAGCTGGCGCTGGCGTCCTGCGCCAGCACCCCGCGCGCCGCCTTGCGTACCACCGTGGCGCTGCGCGACCTGACCGAATTGCGGCCCGGCCAGCCGCTGTCCGCACCGGCCCCGGCGGTCTCGCCAACGCCCGCTGCCATGCCGCTGAGCGAGGAAGAACCCGGCTACGACGAGGCTGAGATGCTGAAGATCACGCCGCGCCAGTACGAGGTGCTGGTGCTGCTGGCGCGCGGTTATCCGATCAAGACCGTCAGCCGCATGCTCAATATCTCGGTGGCAACGGTGAAGAGCCACGCCTGCACGCTGTACCAGCGGCTCAAGGTGCGCAACAAGGGCGAAGCCGTCTACGCGGCCCTGCAGCGCGGCGCCACGCTGGAATGGGTCAGCGGCGACGAACGCATCACGCGCGAAACCAATGGCGCCGGGTTGGCGCCAAGGCGCAACGAACCGCCGTGCCAGGCGGTCAGGCCGGCGGTCTGA
- a CDS encoding glycosyltransferase family A protein, producing the protein MQASTFLPSFSVCVSTRDHPDGLRRTLQSIAASTMPPHQLIVCDDSSHDTTRALMREAYPDIPCLDGPRRGAAASRNRLLRAATGTHVLFLDDRATLGPTFLQQMGERLADDFIYRVAAGGDADALVLTGTAMCAGECLRPQREDFLGQPLRRPRGRAARTRPLCAVVLSSTVFPRALLERLPFDECLDADYDVADLTGRAVYGCGCRIELVPSAINQLHAQRAAPCGGNPAADAARMVTMLHRYGRSQHRHDKAALFLMLALPHNLGQHLHRSGWRGVAPFWATTRLLWQHLRLAPGHDGTAERARAEVTAPMPRT; encoded by the coding sequence ATGCAAGCCAGCACGTTCTTGCCCAGCTTTTCCGTGTGCGTCAGCACGCGCGACCATCCGGACGGCCTGCGCCGGACCTTGCAGTCGATCGCGGCGTCGACCATGCCGCCGCACCAGCTGATCGTCTGCGACGACAGCAGCCACGACACCACGCGCGCGCTGATGCGCGAGGCCTACCCCGACATCCCCTGCCTGGACGGCCCCCGCCGCGGCGCTGCCGCCAGCCGCAACCGGCTGCTGCGCGCGGCCACCGGCACCCACGTGCTGTTTCTCGACGACCGCGCCACGCTGGGGCCGACCTTCCTGCAGCAGATGGGCGAACGCCTCGCCGACGACTTCATCTACCGGGTCGCCGCGGGCGGCGACGCCGACGCGCTGGTGCTGACCGGCACGGCGATGTGCGCCGGCGAATGCCTGCGTCCGCAGCGCGAGGACTTCCTCGGGCAGCCGTTGCGGCGGCCGCGGGGCCGGGCCGCGCGGACGCGGCCGCTGTGCGCGGTGGTGCTGTCGAGCACGGTGTTCCCGCGCGCGCTGCTGGAGCGGCTGCCGTTCGACGAGTGCCTCGATGCCGATTACGACGTCGCCGACCTGACCGGGCGCGCGGTCTACGGTTGCGGCTGCCGCATCGAGCTGGTCCCGAGCGCGATAAACCAGCTGCATGCGCAGCGCGCGGCGCCCTGCGGCGGCAATCCCGCCGCCGATGCCGCGCGCATGGTCACCATGCTGCACCGCTACGGCCGCAGCCAGCACCGCCACGACAAGGCCGCGCTGTTCCTGATGCTGGCGCTGCCGCACAACCTGGGCCAGCACCTGCATCGCAGCGGCTGGCGCGGCGTGGCGCCGTTCTGGGCCACCACGCGCCTGCTGTGGCAGCACTTGCGGCTTGCGCCCGGCCACGACGGCACCGCCGAGCGCGCCCGCGCCGAGGTCACGGCGCCGATGCCGCGCACCTGA